One genomic region from Salvia hispanica cultivar TCC Black 2014 chromosome 2, UniMelb_Shisp_WGS_1.0, whole genome shotgun sequence encodes:
- the LOC125205112 gene encoding F-box protein At3g07870-like: protein MERNFFRNLPSEITTEILSRLPLRSIALSKCVCKRWLNLLDSDDFEFKTPPALALFQQMNSIRCSIFEIEDEDETDEEKSHDLHYIPLTDFDIPYENSEPLAGMAANGLLLLYSRLGCPQIPLFLCNPITRQYIELWCPHVYILDDDDDDDDDDDDDGVYVVFSIGFGMSKISGQYKVVCIIVDTDSHYVYTLGIGTWRRVEAGAASGLGIYSAGHIVCNGNIHWIGVYHSANILRICAFDLENDSFSVFSPPPPLPVGRRRLIGKLSALRDCLCYSYTWEDEIVIWWMKEYQVEESWTILYKISNNGFDFDRASGIAWNYMFVKLIKIFKDGDVLMLLEKKQLIYYTNKTRTIQQVGMFKDAVAKDYDIVSAVIFTPSLFSLKNFGFENVILF from the coding sequence ATGGAGCGTAATTTCTTCAGAAATCTGCCATCTGAAATCACCACCGAAATCCTCTCACGCCTCCCTCTCCGAAGCATTGCATTAAGCAAGTGCGTTTGCAAACGATGGCTCAATCTGCTCGATTCCGAtgattttgaattcaaaaCCCCACCCGCCCTTGCTCTCTTCCAGCAAATGAACTCAATTCGGTGCTCAATTTTCGAAATTGAAGACGAAGATGAAACCGATGAGGAGAAGAGCCATGATCTTCACTACATTCCGCTCACCGATTTCGATATCCCTTACGAAAACTCAGAACCACTGGCAGGTATGGCTGCAAACGGGTTGCTTCTTCTATACTCACGGTTAGGGTGTCCTCAAATTCCGCTTTTTCTATGCAATCCGATCACTCGTCAATATATCGAGCTCTGGTGCCCTCATGTATACATCttagatgatgatgatgatgatgatgatgatgatgatgatgatggtgttTATGTGGTGTTCAGCATTGGATTTGGAATGAGCAAAATAAGCGGGCAATATAAGGTGGTCTGTATCATTGTGGACACCGACTCACATTACGTATACACCCTCGGAATAGGAACATGGAGGCGCGTTGAAGCCGGTGCTGCTTCTGGTCTCGGAATCTATTCAGCTGGTCACATTGTTTGTAATGGCAACATCCATTGGATAGGAGTATATCATTCGGCTAATATCTTACGGATTTGTGCTTTTGATCttgaaaatgatagttttagcgtcttctctcctcctcctcctcttcctgtAGGACGTAGGCGTCTAATCGGGAAGTTGTCGGCTTTGAGGGACTGCCTGTGTTATTCATACACATGGGAAGATGAAATTGTCATCTGGTGGATGAAGGAATACCAGGTCGAGGAATCTTGGACCATATTGTACAAGATAAGTAAtaatggttttgattttgatcgGGCTTCTGGTATTGCTTGGAATTACATGTTtgttaaactaattaaaatttttaaagatgGTGACGTTTTGATGCTACTGGAAAAAAAGCAGCTCATCTACTACACCAATAAGACAAGAACTATTCAACAAGTCGGTATGTTTAAGGATGCAGTTGCGAAGGATTACGACATTGTTAGTGCCGTGATTTTCACTCCTAGCCTTTTCTCACTCAAGAATTTCGGATTCGAGAATGTGATCTTGTTTTAG
- the LOC125205113 gene encoding uncharacterized protein LOC125205113: MERIFFRNLPSEIITEILSRLPLRSIALSKCVCKRWLNLLDSDDFEFKIPPALALLQQMSSTRCSIFEIEDEEEADLEIRDLHYIQLIHFEIRDEKSEPLADGRDYVIGELSALMDCLCYSYTWEDEIVIWLMKEYHVEESWTILYKIGSNGFDLDWPSGFDWNYMCVKPIKLFKDGDVLMLLYEKWLIYYSNKTRTIQQVGMFKDATAKDKVSAMIFTPSLFSLKNFVFENVISF, encoded by the exons ATGGAGCGTATTTTCTTCAGAAATCTGCCATCTGAAATCATCACCGAAATCCTCTCACGCCTCCCTCTCCGAAGCATTGCATTGAGCAAGTGCGTTTGCAAACGATGGCTCAATCTGCTCGATTCCGACGATTTCGAATTCAAAATCCCACCCGCTCTAGCTCTTTTGCAGCAGATGAGCTCAACTCGGTGCTCAATTTTCGAAattgaagacgaagaagaagccGATCTAGAAATCCGCGATCTTCACTACATTCAGCTCATACATTTCGAAATTAGAGACGAAAAATCAGAACCACTGGCAG ATGGACGTGACTATGTAATCGGGGAGTTATCTGCTTTGATGGACTGCCTGTGTTATTCATACACATGGGAAGATGAAATTGTCATATGGTTGATGAAGGAATACCATGTCGAGGAGTCTTGGACCATATTGTACAAGATAGGTAGTAATGGTTTTGATTTAGATTGGCCTTCTGGTTTTGATTGGAATTATATGTGTGTTAAACcaattaaactttttaaagATGGTGACGTTTTGATGCTGCTGTACGAAAAGTGGCTCATCTACTACTCCAACAAGACAAGAACTATTCAACAAGTCGGTATGTTTAAGGATGCAACTGCGAAGGATAAAGTTAGTGCCATGATTTTCACTCCTAGCCTTTTCTCCCTCAAGAATTTTGTATTCGAGAATGTGATCTCATTTTAG
- the LOC125203973 gene encoding putative late blight resistance protein homolog R1B-16, with the protein MSAYGALVSLMNIIDTLEKHPSPPISINEKQVQTLTQNITFLQEFLDGYISPFADSHKAYPLERRIADAVYAAEDVIESHIVDQIHSGSTIVADHEFYHNLQKVIEEMDLINKEVKSIAVEAQTKQKPVAALSASSPTVKENVIVGSEEVFFEVLDKLAGNQLNLQIIPITGMGGIGKTTLAMNLFENALVKERFNIRAWTTISQTYNVRETLREVLFRASGRDSSSDLSEDKLGQNLYQFLFGRRYLIIMDDMWSIKVWEKIKFFFPDNQNGSRIIVTTRLSDLSSQLNESCIVAMKFLDKASSWDLFCKTVFGKESCPIELEKIGKNVVANCKGLPLSIATIGGLLAKSERTKECWERIEQNLNSIVINSNDGFCLKILWMSYIFLPNYLKPCFLYMGVFKEDYRIRVSMLEKLWVSEGFLKPRSGKCLETLAREYFMELVDRNLVLVDELGSTGNVKFCKIHDLLRDLCLKEAERGRFYHFIRDGPPAIYYFITDGPPAISERRVVLKTGWLFGSLSHTRSIICDYDKRASDDEKVLPSRDLRLLRTFRADVSRGHLYKNNAYFLENVLELVNSRYLAICAHSESRFSSSIDLLWNLQTLIIYSSYLKYCHVPNEIWKLHQLRHLEFVENELILPNPPSDDSDIVIMENLQTLKGVLDLLLNEEVVKRIPNVKKLHLTYYSDEMEGESCLSYLQCFSKLENLYCCTFMQTGDFLLRINFPNSIKKLVVANLSGTKSEDTLPKIGSLPLLEKLILRNGVFRTGKWETIEGQFQKLKFLKLSYCEGLVNWIVSDSSHFPLLHKLSLDHLSELEEIPSEVGEIATLKSISLIRCSEAAVASAKKIVEEREDLYGEQLDLRVDHIW; encoded by the coding sequence ATGTCTGCTTATGGAGCTCTGGTTTCTCTTATGAATATCATAGATACCCTCGAGAAACATCCTTCCCCTCCCATTTCTATCAACGAAAAACAAGTTCAAACTCTCACTCAAAACATTACCTTCTTGCAGGAGTTTCTTGATGGCTATATTTCCCCTTTTGCTGATAGCCACAAAGCGTATCCATTGGAGCGTCGCATTGCTGATGCAGTTTACGCGGCTGAGGATGTTATCGAATCCCATATTGTGGATCAAATTCACAGTGGATCCACAATCGTTGCAGATCATGAATTCTATCACAATCTACAGAAAGTGATAGAAGAAATGGATTTGATTAACAAAGAGGTGAAGAGCATTGCAGTTGAAGCTCAGACCAAGCAGAAGCCCGTTGCTGCCTTGTCGGCATCTTCTCCCACTGTGAAAGAAAACGTGATCGTGGGCTCTGAAGAAGTGTTTTTTGAAGTTCTAGATAAGCTCGCTGGAAATCAACTCAACCTCCAAATCATCCCCATCACAGGGATGGGTGGCATTGGTAAGACCACTCTTGCCATGAATCTATTTGAGAATGCACTTGTTAAGGAACGGTTTAATATTCGTGCTTGGActacaatttctcaaacttATAATGTTAGAGAAACACTTAGAGAAGTTCTTTTTCGAGCAAGTGGACGAGATTCAAGTAGTGATTTGAGTGAGGATAAATTGGGACAAAATTTATACCAGTTTTTGTTCGGTAGGAGGTATCTCATAATAATGGATGATATGTGGAGCATAAAGGTGTGGGAGAAGAtaaaatttttctttcctGATAACCAAAATGGGAGTCGAATAATCGTAACAACTAGGCTGTCGGACTTGAGTTCTCAGTTGAACGAGTCTTGTATAGTTGCCATGAAATTTCTAGATAAGGCTAGTAGTTGGGATTTATTTTGTAAGACCGTGTTCGGGAAAGAAAGTTGTCCAATTGAGTTGGAGAAGATTGGAAAGAATGTTGTAGCAAATTGTAAAGGACTTCCTTTATCAATTGCTACAATAGGAGGTCTTTTGGCAAAATCTGAACGCACAAAAGAATGTTGGGAGCGTATAgagcaaaatttaaattcaattgttATTAACAGTAATGATGGATTTTGCTTGAAAATATTGTGGATGAGTTATATCTTTCTGCCGAACTATTTAAAGCCATGTTTTTTGTATATGGGTGTTTTTAAGGAAGATTACCGTATTCGTGTGTCAATGCTTGAGAAGTTATGGGTTTCTGAAGGATTTTTAAAACCAAGGAGTGGAAAATGTTTGGAAACACTTGCACGAGAGTATTTTATGGAGTTGGTTGATCGAAATCTTGTTTTAGTTGATGAATTGGGGTCTACTGGAAACGTTAAGTTttgtaaaattcatgatttgttGAGAGATTTGTGTTTAAAAGAAGCTGAAAGGGGAAGATTTTACCATTTCATAAGAGATGGTCCTCCGgccatttattatttcataacAGATGGTCCACCAGCCATTAGCGAACGTCGAGTCGTTCTTAAAACAGGATGGTTGTTTGGATCTTTGTCACATACTCGTTCCATAATATGTGATTATGACAAAAGAGCAAGTGATGATGAGAAAGTTCTGCCATCTCGCGATCTTAGATTGTTGAGGACATTCAGGGCAGATGTTTCTAGGGGGCATTTGTATAAGAATAATGCTTATTTCCTAGAAAATGTGCTTGAATTGGTGAACTCACGGTACCTTGCTATTTGTGCTCATAGTGAGTCCAGATTCTCTAGTTCAATTGATCTCCTTTGGAATCTGCAGACattgattatttattcatcttatttgaaatattgtcATGTACCAAATGAAATTTGGAAACTGCATCAACTTCGGCATCTTGAATTTGTGGAGAACGAATTGATTCTCCCAAATCCTCCTAGTGACGATAGTGACATTGTCATTATGGAGAATCTGCAAACACTCAAAGGAGTTTTGGATTTGTTATTGAATGAGGAGGTGGTTAAAAGAATTCCCAATGTGAAGAAATTGCATTTAACATACTATTCGGATGAAATGGAGGGTGAAAGCTGCCTGAGCTATCTTCAATGCTTCAGTAAATTGGAAAACTTATATTGCTGCACCTTTATGCAAACTGGTGACTTTTTGCTGAGGATTAATTTTCCCAACTCCATCAAGAAATTGGTTGTTGCAAACCTTTCTGGCACAAAGTCGGAAGACACATTGCCTAAAATAGGTTCGTTACCTCTTCTTGAGAAGCTCATATTAAGAAATGGTGTCTTCAGAACCGGCAAATGGGAAACAATTGAAGGCCAGTTCCAGAAGCTCAAGTTTCTTAAGTTGTCGTATTGTGAAGGTCTAGTAAATTGGATTGTGTCAGACAGCTCCCACTTTCCACTTCTCCACAAGCTTAGTCTCGATCATTTATCCGAACTCGAGGAAATCCCATCTGAAGTTGGAGAAATAGCAACGCTGAAATCGATTTCATTGATTAGGTGCAGTGAAGCAGCTGTGGCGTCAGCGAAAAAGATAGTAGAAGAACGTGAGGATCTATATGGAGAGCAATTAGACCTTCGTGTGGATCATATTTGGTAA